TGTTGTGCGCTATGAGTACAGTCTGACCCGTGCTTAGCTTGAGTATGAACTTCTGATGTTTGCTGCCCTTGGTATCATCAGGTAGAATTTTGATTACTGAGCCTGATCCCGTGACCTGTAAATCACTCTGCTTATTTCTAAAGGCATTCTGAAGTGTTTGATCACTATTGGAAGAACGGCTCGATGATGTCGATTGAGAGCTCGAGGTACTCTTAGTGGGTGAACTCTTTTGCTGGTTCACGCCATAAGCGATGGCAGCAATAACAATGATTAAAAATAGGTTTTTGATAATGAATCCCTCC
This Lentisphaera araneosa HTCC2155 DNA region includes the following protein-coding sequences:
- a CDS encoding DUF3465 domain-containing protein; the protein is MKNLFLIIVIAAIAYGVNQQKSSPTKSTSSSQSTSSSRSSNSDQTLQNAFRNKQSDLQVTGSGSVIKILPDDTKGSKHQKFILKLSTGQTVLIAHNIDLAPRINSLRQGDTVSFNGEYEWNSKGGVIHWTHHDPGHRHEDGWLKHNGKVYK